AGCAATAACCCTCGGCCTAGAGTTGAACGGAGGCTTTCAATGTCGATCTTCTTCTAACCAACATCACACAATGCAGGAACAATGTCCAAGGAGAACAATGACAACCAAGAATGGATCTGCTCGCTAACCCGGGTTTAGAAATACCTAGTACATTGCCATCACAACGCAGGCTAAACTCCACCCTCTCGAGCTGGCAACCACTGTGCCCCATATTGAACTacaatccaccatgaacataacaCCTACATGTTGTGAGCTAACCAACTCATGCCGAAAAACGGAGGTATACATCACCAAACTTCATCTAAGAGAAGCAATGCATTGCTTTGAGCCTCCGCCGTCTAGTTGCCATGCCAACGACACCCCAAAAATTCGCAGGCACGTAGCTACGGGGGCAACACCTCCTCAGATGTGCTCGGACGCATGATTGCCTCGCGATTTGTAAAGCCGTTGCATTTCGCATGAGGGCACACCAAGTTTTAAGTGAAACTTGTGATTTTTGTCATTCTATGCACCAAGTTTCAGCAGGTGAAACTGAACAAAGTTTTAAAAACTCGTCAAAACATATTCAAAATGGGTCTTATTTGAAATCCCTCGCCACAAGAAACATGAATACGAAAACAAAACTTAAGTTGGCCTTTTGGTTCAAAATATACGAAATATAAAATCAAAATCCAAAAGAAAATAGGGTTGGTGCCTTCGCTGCCCATGCCACAAATCCTCTCTCAACGACACCTCTCGCATCAAAGGGGAGGGAGTAAAGCAAACCAGATCCACTCGCTAATCCAAGTTCGAATTGAACTTGACGGTCATCAAACTAGAGCAGCACACACATAGTGCACCACCCATGCAAGTACACCAGGTGATCTACCATAGCTCACCATGGCAGTAATGAAGGAAGCGGATAGATCTAGGGCGGCACAACACAGATACTGCTATGGTTGTCATGGGTGAGCATGCATCCACCCGACAACCTCCTCGTTGCACTTGACAACGGCCTGAGAAGCCACACACCATCCCAACCTAACAGCACTTTCGGACACCATCCCCTTAACTGAATACAACACCCACACCAGATCCACAATGTCGCCACGCCAAGCTACCCTTCGTAGGCACAACACAACCATTGGACCTCCTAGATCTTCTGTGCCATTGTTGAAGCCCGCGGCTCTGCCGTAACCAAATATGAAGGTGGAAACTCACACAGATGTGTTGGGAGAGAAAGGGAGACAGGgagaagagagagagggggaagggaagggagagagaaagagagagactGCCATCGCCCGCACCGTGATCCATCGATGACCACACGCTTCGTCGCACCTCCACGCCACCACAACTATGTGACACCACATCTCCCCGCCTTCGAGCTGCCATACCCCCAAACCAGCCGCATGAACAACACCCCCGACGTCGTTAGCTCCTTGGGAAGCGGACCTGCCGTGGCTGGTGGTGAGGGGATGCAAGGTGGTGTGGCTTCTTGTGCTTGGAGTTGACCGTTTGAGTCACCCCGAGTGTCGCCTAAGAGGAGCTACAACAAACATCGTTGGCACGTCCCCCGCCACCACGTCTCTTCTATCTTGATGCATGATTCTAATGCACagtatattactccctccgttcctaaatatttgtctttctagaaattttaacaagtgactacatacgaagcaaaatgagtgaatctacactctaaaatatatctatatacatccgtatgtggtagcccatttaaaatctctaaaaatacaaaaatttaggaacggagggagtatgtggtACTTCAGCGTTTGATCCCGTGTTCACCTGATCTTCATCACACCACGAATTCCATCATTGCTTTGTAAGGTTGGCAATTGGGTTATATTCTTGAGCAAACCCTAACATGTAGTGTCAAGAAATAGATCGGGGCAATTTCATACTTGATTCATGGGCTGATTCTTTTTAATCAACAATTCTGTGATAAAAAAAACTATGCTGCAATTTGGAGGCATATTGACCACTATTAGTATACACGGCTACAAAAAATTCACCTAGGCGATCCCAATGCACCATCAAAGGCAAGCAGCTAAAAAAAATTCCACCTTTGGCGATCGATCTCAATGAACCATCCTTAGCAAGGGCATCTGGTGCAGCGGGCTGCTACCGATGCCGTACTGGTACTTAACCACGTCCTCGAAGCATCCAGCTGCGGGCATCGTCGCCGGTGCCGCAGCCGCCTGCTCGTCATCGACTACGTCTCCCTGCACCGCCGTAGCTTCGTCTGCCTGACCGGCGTCGCCTTCGCCGGCGCCGCTGGGCGCCGGGAGCGGATCGTGGGGGCAGTCGTCCTCGCGCTCGACGAGGCGCATGAGGAGGCGGCCGCCGCGCACGCGGCGCGCGCGGACGTAGTAGTCCGGCCGCATGACGCGCACCTTGCTGATGACGAGCCTCCTGTCCTCGGTGCGCGCCCAGCGCAGACCGCTGCGGCCCGCCAGCGACGGGATCGGCAGCGGCAGCCGGCGCCGTCCGGGCTCCCGTCGGCCGTACGAGACCCAGCAGCCCTCGTCCTCGTCGACGCCCTCCTCCGGATCGGCCTCGCcgctcggcggcggcgacgcggggATCATCGTCCGCGTCAcgacgcctccgcctccgcccgCGGCGACGGGGTCGGGGGCGAGCAGCGAGCGAAGGCCGGCGAGAGGGGCGAACTTGTCGGTGGAGCGGGAGACGGATAGCAGCATCGGATAGGGATGGGATCGGAGGGGCGGCGGTGCCGTGGTGGTGGCCGTTCGCGGCGCACGAGAGGCGGTGGGGCGAGCGGCGGGTGGGATGGGATGGGATGGGATCGGTGGGAGCGCGCCCTCGCGTGGGCTATCGGTTGCGATCGGGGAGGGGAGGGTTGACGGGGCTTTTATACGTGGACGTTTGCTCTCCGGGAAGGCGGGAAGCGGGAGCCGATCTGGCACGGGAACCCCGTGACGATCGACTCGATCGATcggcttgtcgatggatcgcttTCTTGCCCGGCCAATCAATAGGCCTCGCGCGCCACCCTAAAAAAAAAAGGCCTCGCGCGCCCCAGTTAGTTCACTGGTTTCCCAGGCCTCTCTCCAAGACTCACCCGACCGATCAATGGCGCCcccgcatgcatgcgtgcatggcTATCCTATCCGGTTATCCTCCTATCCAACCCTGGCTCTGGCTGGAAATAGACGATCGTCGAGTTCAAGTTAGGCTCCATCCCCTGATACGGAGCAAGAGCATCTACAGCCCGGGTGCTCTATATCCGTCTCAAATGCTCGGGCGGGCCGTTCGATCACTGACCGGTCACAAAAAACGACCTGACCGGAGCTCTTAAATGGGTCTTAAACGTCCAGCCTGACCGGCACCTCTCACATCCGTCTCAAATGTAGGGCGGATATGAGGCGGCCCGGGCACGTCCGGATGCGTTCGCCACGTCAGCCCGGCCCACTGCCGGCCCACCCCGACCACACAAAATCCTCCGTCCGGAAGAAACCCTAGCTCACTCCGCTCCGCTCCCTGACGCTCCCATTTTCCCAATCCGTCAAATCCCTATCACCGGCGAGCATGTCCAGCACCGGCAGCCACTCCAACGGCAGTTCCGGAGACGAGGAGGAGCTAGCGCCCCGTATCGCGCTCGCGGGTCGATACGGGCGGCAGCTCCGGGTCCGGTGCCACGCCTCCTGTCGCCCGTCGC
The sequence above is a segment of the Aegilops tauschii subsp. strangulata cultivar AL8/78 chromosome 6, Aet v6.0, whole genome shotgun sequence genome. Coding sequences within it:
- the LOC109741206 gene encoding uncharacterized protein, with translation MLLSVSRSTDKFAPLAGLRSLLAPDPVAAGGGGGVVTRTMIPASPPPSGEADPEEGVDEDEGCWVSYGRREPGRRRLPLPIPSLAGRSGLRWARTEDRRLVISKVRVMRPDYYVRARRVRGGRLLMRLVEREDDCPHDPLPAPSGAGEGDAGQADEATAVQGDVVDDEQAAAAPATMPAAGCFEDVVKYQYGIGSSPLHQMPLLRMVH